A region of Streptomyces sp. R44 DNA encodes the following proteins:
- a CDS encoding RICIN domain-containing protein, giving the protein MRSTRERPPTRVRTGALLGAAAVAALLTTSLTPLTSVAAAEGTEQAVTVRPDPSYQQQPFQGWGTALAWFANVTGGWPDAQRNALADALYGADGLGFTIARYNIGGGDSPETAPYLRAGAAVPGYWNRPGPESPDWWDPNNPAHWNPNADANQRWWLTAAKARGADTFEAFSNSAPYFMTNSGLVSGATNGWQDNLRSDQYDRFAAYLSGALKRAQNATGVTFDSLSPVNEPGTDYWHAGGRQEGSHWDPASQARMITTMRARLNADGLTTPLAAMDETNPDVFRADWDTYDPAVKSAIGRLNTHTYGTNGRTGVRDIAKGTATPLWMSEVDLGGSVGQSFTDMSPALDLTQHVNEDFRELEPRAWVLWQAVEDYENMTPGHENSNWGLIQTDFTPADAATEPLRKNKKYWAMANYTRFVRPGARVINTDNADTFAALRPAGQGAVVVHTNPTGAPQRLTLNLGGFQNVGTGAVQRYTTDGTKNLQRESDLTPVGKTLTATVGAGSVTTFVLPGATGVNVSDSTAPTGAARQLLNDNSGKALAVSTSNGQSTLVQRTSSPGTTAQQWKFTKLAAADWGNTATYRITSVAGGKALAAQGDTLALVPSGTSAEQAWMLSTTGDGHHTLVNSASGKLLDVSGQSTSDGAPVGVYRPTTGSNQSWTFRSVAADTWTPLRMRHSGKCLDVSGASTADGAQVVQYTCGGATNQQWSLRPVGGGYVNVVARHSGKCLDVTNESTADGAIVFQYGCNGGTNQQWSVHRSSDGFLTLLARHSGKCVDVSGVSTANGAEVVQYTCSTAANQQLATS; this is encoded by the coding sequence TTGCGCTCCACCCGTGAACGCCCCCCGACCCGAGTGCGCACCGGCGCGCTCCTGGGCGCCGCCGCCGTTGCCGCCCTCCTCACGACCAGCCTCACGCCCCTGACCTCCGTGGCCGCGGCCGAGGGCACCGAGCAGGCCGTGACCGTCCGCCCCGACCCCAGCTATCAGCAGCAGCCGTTCCAGGGGTGGGGCACCGCCCTCGCCTGGTTCGCCAACGTGACCGGCGGCTGGCCGGACGCCCAGCGCAACGCCCTCGCGGACGCCCTCTACGGTGCCGACGGCCTCGGCTTCACCATCGCCCGCTACAACATCGGCGGCGGCGACAGTCCCGAGACCGCCCCCTACCTGAGGGCCGGCGCGGCCGTCCCCGGCTACTGGAACCGGCCCGGGCCCGAGTCGCCCGACTGGTGGGACCCGAACAACCCGGCCCACTGGAACCCGAACGCCGACGCCAACCAGCGCTGGTGGCTCACCGCCGCCAAGGCGCGCGGTGCCGACACCTTCGAGGCCTTCTCCAACTCCGCCCCGTACTTCATGACCAACAGCGGCCTGGTCTCCGGGGCGACCAACGGCTGGCAGGACAACCTCCGCTCCGACCAGTACGACCGGTTCGCCGCGTACCTCTCCGGCGCCCTGAAGCGCGCCCAGAACGCCACCGGTGTCACCTTCGACTCGCTCTCCCCCGTCAACGAACCGGGCACCGACTACTGGCACGCCGGCGGGCGGCAGGAAGGCTCGCACTGGGACCCCGCTTCCCAGGCGCGCATGATCACCACCATGCGCGCCCGGCTGAACGCCGACGGCCTCACCACTCCCCTCGCCGCCATGGACGAGACCAACCCCGACGTCTTCCGTGCGGACTGGGACACCTACGACCCGGCGGTCAAGTCCGCCATCGGCAGGCTCAACACCCACACGTACGGCACCAACGGCCGGACCGGAGTCCGTGACATCGCCAAGGGGACCGCCACCCCGCTGTGGATGTCCGAGGTGGACCTGGGCGGCAGCGTCGGGCAGAGCTTCACCGACATGAGCCCCGCCCTCGACCTCACCCAGCACGTCAACGAGGACTTCCGCGAACTGGAACCCCGCGCCTGGGTCCTGTGGCAGGCCGTCGAGGACTACGAGAACATGACCCCGGGGCACGAGAACTCCAACTGGGGCCTCATTCAGACCGACTTCACGCCCGCGGACGCGGCCACCGAGCCGCTGCGCAAGAACAAGAAGTACTGGGCCATGGCGAACTACACCCGGTTCGTCCGCCCGGGTGCCCGCGTCATCAACACCGACAACGCCGACACCTTCGCCGCCCTGCGACCGGCGGGTCAGGGCGCGGTCGTCGTCCACACCAACCCCACCGGCGCGCCCCAGCGGCTCACCCTGAACCTCGGCGGATTCCAGAACGTGGGCACGGGAGCCGTCCAGCGCTACACCACGGACGGCACCAAGAACCTGCAGCGCGAGAGCGACCTGACCCCGGTCGGCAAGACGCTCACCGCCACCGTGGGTGCGGGCTCCGTCACCACCTTCGTCCTGCCCGGCGCGACGGGCGTGAACGTCTCCGACAGCACGGCTCCCACCGGCGCGGCGCGGCAGCTGCTCAACGACAACAGCGGCAAGGCCCTGGCCGTCTCCACGAGCAACGGCCAGAGCACGCTGGTCCAGCGCACCTCCAGCCCCGGCACCACGGCGCAGCAGTGGAAGTTCACCAAGCTCGCCGCGGCCGACTGGGGCAACACCGCCACCTACCGCATCACGAGCGTCGCCGGCGGCAAGGCGCTCGCGGCCCAGGGTGACACGCTCGCCCTGGTGCCCTCGGGCACCTCCGCCGAGCAGGCCTGGATGCTGTCCACGACCGGGGACGGGCACCACACCCTCGTCAACAGCGCCAGCGGCAAGCTCCTGGACGTCAGCGGCCAGTCCACGAGCGACGGCGCTCCCGTCGGCGTGTACCGTCCGACGACCGGGTCCAACCAGTCCTGGACCTTCCGCTCCGTGGCCGCGGACACCTGGACGCCCCTGCGCATGCGGCACAGCGGCAAGTGTCTGGACGTCAGCGGCGCCTCCACCGCGGACGGTGCCCAGGTCGTCCAGTACACCTGCGGCGGCGCGACCAACCAGCAGTGGTCCCTGCGGCCCGTGGGCGGTGGCTACGTCAACGTCGTCGCCCGGCACAGCGGCAAGTGCCTCGACGTCACCAACGAATCCACCGCCGATGGCGCGATCGTCTTCCAGTACGGCTGCAACGGCGGGACCAACCAGCAGTGGTCGGTGCACCGATCGTCCGACGGGTTCCTCACCCTGCTGGCCCGCCACAGCGGCAAGTGCGTGGACGTGAGCGGCGTTTCGACGGCGAACGGCGCCGAGGTCGTCCAGTACACCTGCAGCACGGCGGCGAACCAGCAGCTCGCCACCTCCTAG
- a CDS encoding RICIN domain-containing protein translates to MRRTSSGTATVLTALCAVLLSLFGAVGTARAASVSIDNATQFTDPAGNPVHAHGGGVVKVGAYYYWFGEDRNADNSFRYVSAYRSSDLKTWEFRNHVLSQATDPELQGANIERPKVMFNASTGQFVMWMHKEGSATDYSEARAAVAVSSTVDGNYSWRGSFRPLGHMSRDITTFVDTDGTGYMISAANENADLHVYRLTADYTGIAAQVQKLWAGQSREAPAMFKRNGVYFLLTSGAKGWAPNQQMYGTATSVTGTWSGLKNVGDWSTYGSQTAYVLPVQGTSGTSYLYMGDRWGNSMGGMVQDSQYVWLPLKFPTKTTMTMDYYPQITVDTATGTVQGLGTWETLTASHSGKCADVADRSTADGAALIQWTCGNRSVNQEFWLKSAGNGRVQIVARYSGKCLAARDGSTADGAAIVQYACDGTAAQQWSLIGSGSTVQLAAVQSGKCLDVTNTSTSDGTPLIQWTCNTGLNQKWLRTAV, encoded by the coding sequence ATGCGACGCACATCCTCGGGGACGGCCACCGTGCTCACCGCACTGTGTGCTGTTCTCCTGTCCCTCTTCGGTGCCGTGGGCACGGCTCGTGCCGCGTCGGTGAGCATCGACAACGCCACCCAGTTCACCGATCCGGCGGGCAATCCCGTCCATGCCCATGGCGGCGGGGTCGTGAAGGTGGGTGCGTATTACTACTGGTTCGGCGAGGACCGCAATGCCGACAACAGCTTCCGGTACGTGTCGGCCTATCGCTCCAGCGATCTGAAGACGTGGGAGTTCCGCAACCACGTGCTGAGCCAGGCGACGGATCCGGAGCTGCAGGGCGCGAACATCGAGCGGCCGAAGGTGATGTTCAACGCCTCGACCGGGCAGTTCGTGATGTGGATGCACAAGGAGGGGAGCGCGACGGACTACTCGGAGGCGCGTGCCGCGGTGGCGGTCTCCTCGACGGTGGACGGGAACTACTCATGGCGCGGCAGCTTCCGTCCGCTGGGCCACATGTCGCGTGACATCACCACGTTCGTCGACACCGACGGCACGGGATACATGATCTCCGCCGCCAACGAGAACGCCGACCTGCACGTCTACCGGCTCACCGCCGACTACACGGGCATCGCCGCGCAGGTGCAGAAGCTGTGGGCGGGCCAGTCGCGGGAGGCCCCCGCCATGTTCAAGCGCAACGGCGTGTACTTCCTGCTCACCTCGGGCGCCAAGGGCTGGGCGCCCAACCAGCAGATGTACGGCACCGCCACCAGCGTCACGGGCACCTGGAGCGGCCTGAAGAACGTCGGTGACTGGAGCACCTACGGCTCGCAGACGGCCTACGTCCTTCCGGTGCAGGGCACGTCCGGCACGTCGTACCTCTACATGGGTGACCGGTGGGGCAACTCCATGGGCGGCATGGTGCAGGACTCCCAGTACGTCTGGCTCCCGCTGAAGTTCCCCACCAAGACCACCATGACCATGGACTACTACCCGCAGATCACCGTGGACACGGCCACCGGGACCGTGCAGGGCCTCGGGACGTGGGAGACGCTGACCGCCTCGCACAGCGGCAAGTGCGCCGACGTGGCCGACCGCTCCACCGCCGACGGCGCCGCCCTCATCCAGTGGACCTGCGGCAACCGCAGCGTCAACCAGGAGTTCTGGCTGAAGTCCGCCGGCAACGGCCGCGTGCAGATCGTGGCCCGGTACAGCGGCAAGTGCCTGGCCGCGCGGGACGGTTCGACCGCGGACGGCGCCGCGATCGTCCAGTACGCCTGTGACGGAACGGCCGCCCAGCAGTGGAGCTTGATCGGCTCCGGCAGCACCGTGCAGCTGGCCGCCGTGCAGAGCGGCAAGTGCCTCGACGTCACCAACACCTCCACGAGCGACGGCACCCCGCTCATCCAGTGGACCTGCAACACCGGCCTCAACCAGAAGTGGCTCCGCACGGCTGTCTGA
- a CDS encoding LacI family DNA-binding transcriptional regulator: MADVAQRAGVSSQTVSRVSNGDAAVVEATREKVLAAMKELGYRPNSAARALKRGDFRAIGVIIRGLTTTGNVKTLDAVTSSASRAGYAVTLIPLDAPTQENVKGAFTRLDELAVDAVVLIMEVHLLDTAALTLPPHVKVVVVDSDATGRFPVVDTDQRQGARSAVRHLLDLGHGTVWHVAGPEESFAAGRRAEAWEAALREEGRTVPPVLRGDWTPESGYEAGLRLADEKSCTAVFVANDQMALGVLRAFHERGVRVPEDVSVVGFDDIPEAASFIPPLTTVRQDFAQVGALCVDAVLQELAGETVTGVRLVATALVERNSTAAPRTRGRKR; this comes from the coding sequence GGCGACCCGCGAGAAGGTCCTCGCCGCGATGAAGGAGCTGGGATACCGCCCCAACAGCGCGGCGCGAGCTCTCAAGCGCGGTGACTTTCGAGCCATAGGCGTCATCATCAGGGGGCTCACCACCACGGGCAATGTCAAAACCCTGGACGCGGTCACCAGCTCGGCCTCCCGCGCGGGCTACGCGGTCACCCTGATCCCACTCGACGCCCCCACCCAGGAGAACGTCAAGGGGGCGTTCACCCGGCTCGACGAGCTGGCGGTCGACGCCGTCGTGCTGATCATGGAGGTGCATCTGCTCGACACCGCTGCCCTCACCCTGCCGCCGCACGTCAAGGTGGTCGTGGTGGACTCGGACGCCACCGGGCGCTTCCCGGTGGTGGACACGGATCAGCGGCAGGGCGCCCGCTCCGCCGTGCGGCATCTGCTCGACCTCGGCCACGGCACGGTGTGGCATGTCGCAGGACCCGAGGAGTCCTTCGCCGCGGGCCGTCGTGCCGAGGCGTGGGAGGCGGCACTGCGCGAGGAAGGGCGCACGGTGCCCCCCGTGCTGCGCGGGGACTGGACCCCCGAGTCGGGGTACGAGGCGGGCCTGAGGCTCGCCGACGAGAAGTCCTGCACGGCGGTGTTCGTGGCCAACGACCAGATGGCCCTCGGTGTGCTGCGTGCCTTCCACGAGCGCGGTGTGCGCGTTCCCGAGGACGTCAGCGTCGTCGGATTCGACGACATCCCCGAGGCGGCCTCCTTCATCCCGCCCCTGACCACGGTCCGCCAGGACTTCGCCCAGGTCGGAGCGCTGTGTGTCGACGCCGTCCTGCAGGAGCTGGCGGGAGAGACGGTGACGGGGGTACGCCTCGTGGCGACGGCGTTGGTGGAGCGGAACAGTACGGCGGCCCCCCGCACGCGCGGACGGAAGCGCTGA